The Triticum aestivum cultivar Chinese Spring chromosome 3A, IWGSC CS RefSeq v2.1, whole genome shotgun sequence genome includes a region encoding these proteins:
- the LOC123058187 gene encoding CASP-like protein 1C1, giving the protein MAKARRFVVLALRIATAAAAGVAAIVMATSHKTTTVFGVQVQAKFQYTPSFVFFVAANVVACAYSLLAILVPPASPAARHVLVADAVLGMVLTGAGAAAAAISALGKNGNSHAGWQPICGLVPTFCDHVTGALACGFVAVVLHLLVVLHSIYTMNS; this is encoded by the exons ATGGCGAAAGCACGGCGGTTCGTCGTCCTCGCGCTCAGgatcgcgacggcggcggcggccggcgtcgcgGCGATTGTCATGGCGACGAGCCACAAGACGACCACCGTCTTCGGCGTACAGGTGCAGGCCAAGTTCCAATACACGCCGTCGTTCGT GTTCTTCGTGGCCGCCAATGTCGTCGCGTGCGCCTACAGCCTCCTCGCCATCCTCGTGCCGCCGGCGAGCCCCGCCGCGAGGCACGTCCTCGTGGCCGACGCG GTGCTGGGCATGGTGCTCACCGGCGCCGGCGCGGCCGCGGCCGCCATATCGGCCCTGGGGAAGAACGGGAACAGCCACGCCGGCTGGCAGCCGATCTGCGGGCTAGTACCCACTTTCTGCGACCATGTCACGGGGGCTCTCGCATGTGGCTTCGTTGCGGTCGTCCTCCACTTACTCGTCGTTCTCCATTCCATTTACACCATGAACAGCTAG
- the LOC123060844 gene encoding 40S ribosomal protein S15a-5, translated as MGRRILNDALRTMVNAERRGKATAQLQPISGVMISFLNIMKHRGYIKNFEVFDPHRVGKITVELQGRIKDCKALTYRQDLRATEIEKYRTRMLPTRQWGYVVVTTPNGVLDHEEAIRQNVGGQVLGYFH; from the exons ATGGGGCGGAGGATCCTCAACGACGCGCTGCGCACGATGGTGAACGCGGAGCGGCGGGGGAAGGCGACGGCGCAACTCCAGCCCATCTCCGGCGTCATGATCTCCTTCCTCAACATCATGAAGCACCGAG GTTACATAAAAAATTTCGAGGTCTTCGATCCACATAGGGTTGGAAAAATCACCGTGGAACTTCAGGGAAGGATTAAAGATTGCAAAGCTCTCACTTACAGGCAGGACCTCAGAGCTACAGAAATAGAAAAATACAGAACTAGGATGCTTCCAACACGGCAG TGGGGCTATGTTGTGGTGACCACCCCAAATGGCGTTTTAGATCACGAGGAAGCAATTAGGCAGAATGTGGGTGGCCAGGTGCTCGGTTACTTCCATTGA